CCCCGCCGCGACCGCCGTGACGCTGCCCCGGTCGATCCCAACGCGCCCGAGATGATTGAAAAGATCGTCTATATCAACCGTTGCGCGAAGGTCGTCAAAGGCGGACGCCGCTTCAGCTTTTCCGCCCTCGCCGTCGTCGGCGACAAGAAAGGCAGCGTCGGCATCGGCTACGGCAAGGCCAACGAGGTCCCCGAGGCCATCCGCAAAGGCACCGAGCACGCCAAGAAGCACATGGTCTCCGTGAAGCTGAAGGGCGACACCATCCCGCATGAAGTTTACGGCGAATACGACGGCGGCCGCGTCCTCCTGCGCCCCGCCATTCCCGGCACCGGCCTCATCGCCGGCGGCGCCGTGCGCGCCGTCCTTGAGGCTGCGGGCATCAAGAACATCCTCACCAAGTCGATGGGTTCCAAGAATCACATCGCCGTCGTCCACGCCACGCTCAAGGGACTGCAAAAGCTCCGTCTCGCCGAGCAAATCAAAGCCGTCCGCGCATAATAAAAAATCCGAGTCCCGCCCTCAACACACATGAGAGCGGGGCGCCCTTAGGAAAATCACCATGAAACTCCACGAACTCAAAAACGTCCCCGGTGCCGTGCACCGCAAGAAACGGGTCGGCTGCGGCGAAGGCGGCGGACACGGCAAGACCTCCGGCCGCGGCGGCAAGGGCCAGAGCGCCCGTTCCGGCAGCAGCATCCGTCCCGGCTTCGAGGGCGGCCAGATGCCCCTCTACCGCAAGCTCCCGCACCGCGGCTTCAACAACTACAACTTCCGCGCCGCCTACGCGACCGTCAACGTCGGCGACCTCGCCAAGCTCGACGCTTCCATCACCGAGGTGAACGCCGGGGTCCTCGTGAAAGCCGGTCTCGTGCGCGACATTGACGACACGCAGCTCAAGATTCTCGGTGACGGCGAAATCGGCCGCGCGCTGAAAGTCACCGCCGCCAAGTTTTCGGCCTCCGCCAAGGAGAAAATCGAAAAGGCCGGCGGCCAGGCCATTGTCGTCGGCGCCTGACGGTCATCGCTGTGATTTTCGGCTTTTGATTCCAATTTTGCCCCAGAGAAAACCACTCTGGGGCAAATCCGTGAATCGACCCTAGAATAAAATTTAGTAAACAGACTCCTTTTCCACCGTGTTTTCCGCCTTCACGAACTCCCTGAAAATCCCAGAGCTGCGCTCGCGGATTTTTTATACACTAGGCCTTCTGTTCGTCGCCCGTGTCGGCGCGCACATCCCGATCCCGGGCCTTAATCCGCAGCCGTTGCAGGACTTTTTTGCGCAACAGACCGCCGCCGGGGCCAGCTCCGCCGCCGGTTCGATGGTCGGCCTCTACAACATGTTCACCGGCGGCGCGCTCGTGAAGGGCGCGGTTTGCGCGCTGGGCATCATGCCCTACATCAGCGCCTCGATTATCTTTCAGTTGATGGCCGCCGTGGTCCCCTCGCTCGCCCGCCTCCAGCAGGAAGGCGATGTCGGCCGCCAGAAAATCACCCAGTACACCCGCTACGCAACCGTCCTCATCTGTGTCGTGCAGGCGGTGCTGCTCATCTTCACCCTGAGAAATCCCGCCAGCCTTTTCCCCGGTTATGACCACGGCCCGATCATCATCATATCGAGCACTTGGTTTCTCATCACCGGCGTGGTCTTCATCACGGCGGGCACGCTGCTCCTCATGTGGCTGGGCGAGCAGATCACCCAGCGCGGCATCGGCAACGGCGTGTCGCTCCTCATCACCGTCGGCATTCTCGCCGACATCCCCGGCGCGGCCGTCGCCACCTACCACCTCTTCTTCGCGCCCATCGGCGTGGCCAAGCTCGGGCCGCTGCACGCCGTGCTCATGGTCGGCCTTTTTGTCCTCGTGACCATGGGCATCGTGATGGTTGTCCAGGGCCAGCGCAAAATCCCCGTCCAATACGCCAAGCGCGTCGTGGGCAACAAGGTCATGGGCGGCCAGAGTTCCTTCCTGCCGCTCAAGGTCAACTACTCCGGCGTCATGCCCGTCATCTTCGCCAGCGCCATCCTCATGTTCCCGCAGCAGATTTTCTCTTGGCTCGGCGCGACGATGCAGTGGCCGTGGATGGTCGAGTTTGCGCACAATCTCCTCCGCGGCAACTGGATCTACTACGGCATCATGTCGTTCCTGATCCTGTTCTTCAGCTACTTCTGGGTCTCGGTCATGTTCAAGCCCATCCAGATCGCTGACGACCTGAAGAAATACGGCGGTTATGTCCCCGGTGTCCGCCCCGGCGAGCCGACGGCCAAGTTCCTCGACTTTATCATGACGCGCCTCACCCTCGCGGGCGCGATCTTCCTCACCATCATCGCCGTCATGCCCGACGTGCTCCTCTTCGAGTTCAACGTCCCGCAGCGCGTCGCCATTTTCTTCGGCGGCACCGGCATGCTCATCACCGTGGGCGTCGTGCTCGACACCATGCGCCAGGTCGAGACCTTCCTCCTCCAGCGCCATTATGACGGCTTCCTCAAGAAAGGCCGCATCCGCGCCCGCAACCCTGGCGCCGCGAGCGCCGTGGGCGAGGCCGCCGACATGAAGACCGTGGGCAAGCTCTGGCTCGTTCTCGGCGCCATCTTCCTCGTCGGCATTCTGGCCTGGCTCAAGAACACTTACTTCTAAGAACTGCTTTTTAGTTCTTTACTTCGGTCTAGGTGAGTGACACAACCTTCCCCTTTTTCCTTGGCCTTCCGGCCAAAACGAAAATCCTGATGCTCGGCCCAAACGATTCGTTTCCCGAACCCGTGCTGGCCAAGCTCCGTTCTTTGAATATCGAGCACGTCTCTCCCGCTGGTCTGATGCGGCAGGAGATTTCGCGTCGCACGCCGCTCGGCCAGCAGGCCGAACGCGCTGCACGGCAGGGCAGGCCCCTCGCCGATGAAACCACCTTCGCGCTCATGCGCCGCTGGTTTTGGACGCGCAAACCTGATGCGGGTTTCGCCCTCGGCGATTTCCCGGCTACGTTGCTCCAAGCAAAAGTATTCGACGAATGGCTCGACGCCCGCGACGAGACGCTCTCCGCCGTCATCGCCGCCCCCGGCGCAGCCCCGCAGCCCGTCGTCGATCATTATCGCGCGCAAGGCCTCCTCATTGAGGACGGCGCGCTCGCGGCCTGACACCTTATGATTCCCATCAAAAACAAGGAAGGGATCGCCCGCATGCGCGACGCATGCGCCGTCGCCGCGAATGTCCTGCACGAGCTCAAACAGCAAGTGCAGCCCGGTATCACCACTTACGACTTGGATCAAACCGCCCGGAAGCTCATCGAGGCGCACGGCGCGAAAAGCGCCTGCCACGGCTACCAAGTCCGCGGAGCCCCGCCTTATCCGGCCTACGCCTGCCTCTCGGTCAACGAGGAAGTCGTCCACGGCATAGGCAGCATGAAACGCATCCTGCGCGACGGCGACATCATCGCCCTCGACATTAGCATCTGGTATAACGGCTACGTCGGCGACAATGCCCTCACCGTTCCCGTCGGCCGGATTCCCCCCCGCGTCGCGGAACTGCTCCGCGTCACCGAGGAGGCCCGCGCCCTCGGCATCGCCCAGGCGACCGTCGGCAACCGCATCGGCGACATCTCCGAGGCCATCCAGCGCTACGTCGAAGCCCACGGCTTCGGCATCGTCCGCGACATGGTCGGCCACGGTGTCGGCACCTCGATGCACGAGGAGCCGCAAATCCCGAACTTCGCCGACCGCAAGAAAAACCGCACCGAGCTCATCAAGCCCGGCATGACCCTCGCCATCGAACCCATGGTGAACCTGGGCGGATGGAAGACGAAAATGCTCTCCGATGGATGGACCGTCGTCTCCGCCGACGGCTCTCCCTCCGCCCACTTCGAGCACACCGTGCTCACCACGGAAAAAGGCCCGGAAATTCTCACCCTCCCCGGCCCTGTTTCCTTTCCCGCCGCGGCTTCCGTCGCCGCCCGTTAAAAATTTTCAGTCCAACTTAAACTTTCAACTTAAACACTAACTTAAATCACTATGCCACGTCTCCTCGGTGTTGAAATCCCTGCGAAGAAGAAAGTCGCTTATTCGCTCGCCTACATCTACGGCATCGGCCTGACCCGAGCCAACCAGATCGTCCAGGAAACCGGACTCGATCCCAACATGCGCGCCTCGGACCTCACCGAGGAGCAGCTCAACAAAATCCTCCAGGTCATCACGGAGCACAAATGGGTCGTCGAAGGCGACCTCCGCCGCGCCCACACCGCCGACCTCAAGCGCCTTCAGGCCATCGGCTGCTACCGGGGCATCCGCCATCGCCGCAGCCTCCCCGTGCGCGGCCAGCGCACCTCCACCAACGCCCGCACCCGCAAGGGCCCCCGCCGCACCGTCGGCGTCACCAAGGCTCCCGCCAAATAACCTTACCACCACCCGCCATGGCTGAAGAAAATTCCGAACCCAAGAACGAGAAGCCCGTCGCTCCCCAGGCCGCCGCCGAGAAGCCGGCAAAGGCCCCCAAGGCCGCCAAGGGCAAAAAGGACGCCGCTGCGCCCGCCGCCGAGGCTCCTGCGGCCGCGCCCGCTACCGCTCCCGCCGAGAAACCCGTCGAACTCGTCGGCGGCGTGGCCAAGCAGCCCACCGCCGAGGATCTCCTCAAGGAAGAGATCGGTGCCATCAAGATCCGCAAGGCCAAGGGCTCGAAAAACATCACCTCGGGCGTCGTCAACGTCCTCGCCTCCTTCAACAACACCATCGTGTCCATCACCGACGCGAAAGGCGCCGTCATCGCTTGGTCCAGCGCCGGCAAGTGCAACTTCCGCGGCTCCCGCAAGTCCACAGCCTACGCCGCCCAAGTCGTCGCTCAGGACGCCGCCCGCAACGCCATGTCGCACGGCCTGAAGGACGTCGTCATCAAAGTCTCCGGCCCCGGCCTCGGACGCGACTCCGCCGTCCGCGCCATCCAGGCCATCGGACTCGAGATCACCTCCATCATCGACGTGACGCCCGTCCCCCACAACGGCTGCCGCCCGCCCAAGCGTCGCCGCGTCTAAAACTTCAACTTCAACTTAAAAACTTAACTCAACACTCACCATGGCTCGTTATACCGGCCCAACCACCCGCATCAGCCGCCGCTTTTCCCAGCCCATCTTTGGCGCGACCAAGGCCTACGAAAAACGCACCTATCCGCCCGGGCAGCACGGCCCGAAACTCCGCCGCAAAGTCTCTGAATACGCCGTCGGCCTGAACGAAAAGCAGAAACTCCGCTACACCTACGGCCTGCTCGAGCGCCAGTTCCGCCTCGTCTTCGCCAAGGCCAAGCGCACCCGCGGCGTCACCGGCGAAGTCTTCCTCCAGCTCCTCGAAACCCGCCTCGACAGCGTCGTGTATCTTCTCGGCTTTGCTAAAAGCCGCGCCGCCGCCCGCCAGCTCGTCAACCACGGCCACATCCGCGTGAACGGCCGCAAGGTGGACATCGCCAGCAGCTCCGTGAAGCCCGGTGACGAAATCGAAGTCAAGAACGTCCCCACCTCGCGCCAGCTCGCCACCCGCAACATCGAGGAAAGCCGCGCGCGCAACGTCCCCGGCTGGCTCACTCTCGACGCCGAAAACCTCAAGGGCACCGTGAACCGTCTTCCCACCCGCGACGAGATGGAACCCGGCATCAATGAGCAGCTCATCGTCGAATTTTACTCGCGCTTCTGAGTCAACAACCGCTCAAGTTTAAGGAAACCGTCTAAATCGCGCCCCTGCCTCTGGCGGCTCGACACCCGATGGAACACCGACAACAAGCCCGGTTCACAACACAACCTCGCATCTAAACTTCTCCACCATCGCCATGCCCAAACGTCTCGGAAAGTTCGAACTCCCCTCCAAGCTCGCCAAAATCGAGGAAGGCTCCACGCCGACATACGCCAAGTTTGTCGCCGAACCGTTCGAAGCCGGCTACGGCCACACCATCGGCAACTCCCTGCGCCGCGTCCTCCTCTCCTCCATCGAAGGCTCCGCCATCTCCTCGATCAGGATCGAGGGCGTGAACCATGAATTCCAGAGCATCGACGGCGTCGTCGAGGATGTCACCGACATCGTCCTCAACCTGAAAAAGATCCTCATCGTCTCGGAAAAACGCGACCCCCTCACCCTCCGCATCAGCGTCAACCGCGAGGGCTCCGTGACCGCCGCCGACATCCAGGCCGATGCCAACATCCGCATCGTCAACCCCGAGCAGGTCATCTGCACCCTCGACAAGGCCAAGCCCTTCGAGGCCGAGGTCGAGATCAAGACCGGCCGCGGTTACTATCCCGGCGAGCAGAACAAAAAGGAGGACCAGCCCATCGGCGTCATCCCCATCGACTCGCTCTTCTCCCCGGTCAGGCTCGTCAAGTATTCCGTTGAAAACACCCGCGTCGGCCAGATCACCGACTACGACAAGCTCATCCTCGAAGTCTGGACCGACGGACGCATCACCCCCGACGACGCGCTCAAGCAGGCCTCCTCTATCCTCGCCCATCACCTCGACGTCTTCAACCGCGTCAGCAACGAGGAATACGTGTTCGAGACCCAGGCCAGCGAAGTAAGCGAAGAGCAGAACAAGCTCCGCAAGCTCCTGAACATGTCGGTCAACGAAATCGAACTCTCCGTCCGCGCCGCGAACTGTCTGAACAACGCCAACATCACCACCGTCGGCGAACTCGCGATGAAGACCGAGCAGGAAATGCTCAAGTATCGCAACTTTGGCAAAAAGTCCCTCAACGAAATCAAGGACAAGCTCGAAGCCCTCGGCCTTT
This genomic stretch from Termitidicoccus mucosus harbors:
- the rplO gene encoding 50S ribosomal protein L15, which produces MKLHELKNVPGAVHRKKRVGCGEGGGHGKTSGRGGKGQSARSGSSIRPGFEGGQMPLYRKLPHRGFNNYNFRAAYATVNVGDLAKLDASITEVNAGVLVKAGLVRDIDDTQLKILGDGEIGRALKVTAAKFSASAKEKIEKAGGQAIVVGA
- a CDS encoding DNA-directed RNA polymerase subunit alpha — its product is MPKRLGKFELPSKLAKIEEGSTPTYAKFVAEPFEAGYGHTIGNSLRRVLLSSIEGSAISSIRIEGVNHEFQSIDGVVEDVTDIVLNLKKILIVSEKRDPLTLRISVNREGSVTAADIQADANIRIVNPEQVICTLDKAKPFEAEVEIKTGRGYYPGEQNKKEDQPIGVIPIDSLFSPVRLVKYSVENTRVGQITDYDKLILEVWTDGRITPDDALKQASSILAHHLDVFNRVSNEEYVFETQASEVSEEQNKLRKLLNMSVNEIELSVRAANCLNNANITTVGELAMKTEQEMLKYRNFGKKSLNEIKDKLEALGLSLGMKFDERLLDSRKDV
- the rpsD gene encoding 30S ribosomal protein S4, with the protein product MARYTGPTTRISRRFSQPIFGATKAYEKRTYPPGQHGPKLRRKVSEYAVGLNEKQKLRYTYGLLERQFRLVFAKAKRTRGVTGEVFLQLLETRLDSVVYLLGFAKSRAAARQLVNHGHIRVNGRKVDIASSSVKPGDEIEVKNVPTSRQLATRNIEESRARNVPGWLTLDAENLKGTVNRLPTRDEMEPGINEQLIVEFYSRF
- a CDS encoding nucleoside monophosphate kinase; its protein translation is MLGPNDSFPEPVLAKLRSLNIEHVSPAGLMRQEISRRTPLGQQAERAARQGRPLADETTFALMRRWFWTRKPDAGFALGDFPATLLQAKVFDEWLDARDETLSAVIAAPGAAPQPVVDHYRAQGLLIEDGALAA
- the rpsE gene encoding 30S ribosomal protein S5, whose product is MSTENESPETTPAAVAAAQAPAAEARPAPSSDNRPPRRGGDRRGGPRRDRRDAAPVDPNAPEMIEKIVYINRCAKVVKGGRRFSFSALAVVGDKKGSVGIGYGKANEVPEAIRKGTEHAKKHMVSVKLKGDTIPHEVYGEYDGGRVLLRPAIPGTGLIAGGAVRAVLEAAGIKNILTKSMGSKNHIAVVHATLKGLQKLRLAEQIKAVRA
- the map gene encoding type I methionyl aminopeptidase, producing the protein MIPIKNKEGIARMRDACAVAANVLHELKQQVQPGITTYDLDQTARKLIEAHGAKSACHGYQVRGAPPYPAYACLSVNEEVVHGIGSMKRILRDGDIIALDISIWYNGYVGDNALTVPVGRIPPRVAELLRVTEEARALGIAQATVGNRIGDISEAIQRYVEAHGFGIVRDMVGHGVGTSMHEEPQIPNFADRKKNRTELIKPGMTLAIEPMVNLGGWKTKMLSDGWTVVSADGSPSAHFEHTVLTTEKGPEILTLPGPVSFPAAASVAAR
- the secY gene encoding preprotein translocase subunit SecY, whose product is MFSAFTNSLKIPELRSRIFYTLGLLFVARVGAHIPIPGLNPQPLQDFFAQQTAAGASSAAGSMVGLYNMFTGGALVKGAVCALGIMPYISASIIFQLMAAVVPSLARLQQEGDVGRQKITQYTRYATVLICVVQAVLLIFTLRNPASLFPGYDHGPIIIISSTWFLITGVVFITAGTLLLMWLGEQITQRGIGNGVSLLITVGILADIPGAAVATYHLFFAPIGVAKLGPLHAVLMVGLFVLVTMGIVMVVQGQRKIPVQYAKRVVGNKVMGGQSSFLPLKVNYSGVMPVIFASAILMFPQQIFSWLGATMQWPWMVEFAHNLLRGNWIYYGIMSFLILFFSYFWVSVMFKPIQIADDLKKYGGYVPGVRPGEPTAKFLDFIMTRLTLAGAIFLTIIAVMPDVLLFEFNVPQRVAIFFGGTGMLITVGVVLDTMRQVETFLLQRHYDGFLKKGRIRARNPGAASAVGEAADMKTVGKLWLVLGAIFLVGILAWLKNTYF
- the rpsM gene encoding 30S ribosomal protein S13, with amino-acid sequence MPRLLGVEIPAKKKVAYSLAYIYGIGLTRANQIVQETGLDPNMRASDLTEEQLNKILQVITEHKWVVEGDLRRAHTADLKRLQAIGCYRGIRHRRSLPVRGQRTSTNARTRKGPRRTVGVTKAPAK
- the rpsK gene encoding 30S ribosomal protein S11; this translates as MAEENSEPKNEKPVAPQAAAEKPAKAPKAAKGKKDAAAPAAEAPAAAPATAPAEKPVELVGGVAKQPTAEDLLKEEIGAIKIRKAKGSKNITSGVVNVLASFNNTIVSITDAKGAVIAWSSAGKCNFRGSRKSTAYAAQVVAQDAARNAMSHGLKDVVIKVSGPGLGRDSAVRAIQAIGLEITSIIDVTPVPHNGCRPPKRRRV